The genomic DNA TCATCTCTCAATTTCTTCCAATCATTAGGACCTGATATACGCCCAACAAGCTCTGATTTTTCTGCCTCTCGCATCCTATCTTCTCTGTCCGATAACCACAGTGCTTGCAACTGATCCATTGACTCCAGGCGTGAGCGTTGCGGCGCGTCCATCTTTAGTCGAAGCTCAACTGTTTGTGCGTAAAGGGCCtagaggggaagggaaaacaTGTGAAGTCAGAGGCTGCAGAGATATTACATCCGCTAGAACTTACACGCCGAAGATCTCGTTCTCTCCAGCCTCGAGCACGGCGACGAATTTGACAATCCCCTTCAAAGTCATTAATGTATGCGGCACTCACATCCTCGGCTCCATACGGGCCGAATGCCCTACACAAAGAAGTTAGATTCTATGATAATCTAGTCCAATTATTGGATACTCACAAGCAAAACGCTTGTTTCTTTCCCCATCCCAATGCGTAGACCAAAGGCTTGTTTATGGCCCCTTCACTAAAAAGGCTCTTTTAATGCGCGCTTGCCATTTACAGGTAGTAATCGTACCATGGATCTACATGAACCCAATGtcgaagagatggagaccAGTACTCGCACCAGACATGATCTTCGCTGGGTTCTTCCTGTCAGCAAACTCATTTGTAGAGGAATATCGGACATACCTATTCCATACATAACGAGATTCAATACCTTTGGCCCGTAGGAACACATAAAATAAATGCGCCCATTCTCCacatctcccttctttaGTTCTCAACAATGTGCTGACCTTTCCGTACCGCGGGAATCTTCTCTGAGTCGCGCAATTCTTATCCTTGCAGACATGTACTTCAACCCTAGCCGCACCGTCCCAGAGTTCTGTCCTATCAGGAGGAACTGTGCCAGCTGAAAACGTGGGCCCGGCACAGGCGGGGCATCTGATAGGATCCACCCATCGCATATAGTCGTTTTTGAACCAGCGGCATAAAGCCAGTACCTCAGCATCCACCCGATCAAAAGGTCTAAATGGAGGGTTTGATGAGATAGATGCGATAGAGGAAGTCATATCTGGGATCAGCATGCGAACGTCATACTCCGATACCCCTAGCATATTTGACTACGAGTTCTGTCAGTCCATCTTGATGGTAAACAATATTTCGCAGCTTACGTTGCCTCGAGGGTCTCGAAGACTGTACGTATGCTGTTGTAAATTCCTGATGACATCTTGCATATCATCGCTCACTCCggtccttcttctgcggAATAATGACAGCACTTCTGACTTATGCGTCAGGAAATACTCCCGCCAAAGTCGATTTAGATCACCGACTTCCCTTGGAGAAGGGACCGAGACTTGAGGGATTCCTTGGTAGATTCCAGCGGCAAGGGCTGCAGCGATATAGTTCACGATATGAACATACGCCTGGTAGtctggagatggagagtcCGAGAGCTTATTGAACATGATCCCAAGTCTCTGACGGATTTCTGAGACGAATCCTCTTCGCGGAgacgaaagaaagagatagGCCGATCTCACTTCTCGCGCGTCTTGCTTGATTTTTCCTTTATTAACAATGAGTTTCACAGGCACTATTTAACCCTTTGATACAGCGACCCATCCTCTAAAACTGTGCGCGTCACGTAGGTACGTACCGCCGACTGCTTCCATTATGCCTTTCACTACTGCTGTTCAAGTagataataataatattaCGTATCACTGCATACTAGTGTGTGCAACCACCTAATTTATCTATAAACTATAACTACCATTTAAACTAGAACTTTTCTTAAGACACCTGACTATCCAAAATTGTCATACAGGCAAAGTTATACAAAGCATCAGTGAGGAAAAATTAGACGCGCTCCTTAGTAGGTTCGCCAGAGGATACAGACTCGTGGTCGTGCACGGCagcctgcttcttcctgccaAAATGAATGAGACCGGACCACCACAACAAACCAGCGAGGACAGCGACAATGAAGATCGTAACTGAGGCGCCGATGCCACCACCGCTGGCAGCAGAAAGCTTGGAACCAAGCAAGGAGCCTGAGAGATGAGGGTTGGTAGAGCCATTGGAGGTGGAAGCAGTTCCGGTGTAGCCACTGCTGCCAGTAGTGTTTTTGGGCGCATTGGTATCGTTACcgagatgaagagactCTTCAGGTGAAGCAATCTCAAGTTCGGAAGTGTAATTGCCACAGACATACTGCACGTCGGTAGTGAAGTTAGCGGCGGAGACGAGACTAACATCGGCACATTGGTAGTAGTAGACACCGGATCCAGGAAGCTATGTCCTTGTCAATCGACTGATGTAGTCTTTGATCTTTTCTACTGACCTGGTAGATAACCAACAGGGTAGCATTATCGCCTTCAGAGAAGCccaaagaggagaaatCGGGAGCCCCCTGGCAGAAGTGTCCAGGACCGACCTCGAGGATGGAGTTGGAATATGTGCTGAATGAGTGGAACATTGTGGGATCAGACTCTTTTGTCCAAAGAATGTTCACATTGGCGGCTTCGGTCCTCTGAACGAGGGCAATTTCACCGTCGCCTATTATGGTTACATTAGCTGTCGTTGCTTGGGAATGGTTGAAACTTAGGACAGACTCATAGGGTAATCAGTCCTGTTGACCGGATCAAAACCACCACATGGAGTATCAGCAGCGCTGGACGCTGAAAAACCAcgagggggagggaaggCAAAAGCGACGGGGCTTTTGTCGAAGTCCTTCGTATCGATGATCAGTCACCGCACTAGGTGGATGGTACAGCAAATTTACAGTGATCTTAACCCTGCGTTGAATGCTGATAGCAGAAGCCACAGAGGCAGTCAGGGTagcgatgaagatgaagcggCTAAAGACCATGGTATCTGATGTGAGTGCGGTATGCTTTAATCTTTTTAGAGGTGAATGATGTTAAGTTGCCGCGATGGTGGTGATAAATTattcattttcatctccttATATACCTCTGTGAGACTTAGAGCTAACCTGCTGGCTCAGTCAAAGGATATATACTACCCAATCACAGCAATAGACGTGTCGGCCGCTAGTTTCTCGCTCAAACTGAATATGGCTCAAGCAGAATGTGAACCATTTCTATTTTCTATTGGTTTGTGAATCTTATCTGATTGTGAATCCTATCCGCCGGAATTTTGCTTTGACTTAATTACGAAGAACCTTGGCCTATAACCAGAAGAGTTCATTAGCGAAAGGAGACAGAAGAATGAGACCTCGTAGGATACTACTAGGGCTCGCTGAGAATTCAAGCGAGGGAGATTAGGCTTCTTGGCAAAAAGTGGGAGATTTGTACATACTTGACTCTGTAGTCACATGCAAGGACaggagatgaaggcgaATGCAGAAATGAATATCTGGTACACGGATGTATATGGTGCTGCAGCAAAGGCACGTTGTTGCGCTTATCTGATAGAGGCAGGAGGATCTGAGCAGCCAAAGGGCAAAAAAAAGCACTTGGCAGGAACggggaaagagataaaTGGATGGTCGATGTAGGATCTTCGCGGTGGAAGTTGCGAATAATGTCATTAAATCGGCCGATTCTGCGATGATACATGAGAAATGAGGACACGATCGAGTTTCCTCTGGTACCAACAACGGGTCACTAGTTACCAAAGTCTGCCATCTAATCCCAGGCTTCAAGAAGCCGCCTCCTAAGGCCATTTGTTCTCTGTCCGAGTTTGTAACTCAAACTGAAGAATCGCCAGTCAGCATTCCTTCAAAAACCATTGCTTGCGGGCGGATCTGGTGTTTTTTTCCATCCAGTAGAGTCTTTTTTGTATGTCAGACTTACTGTGCATCAGTAAGAGAATTATTATAGCAATGAAAGCTGGCGGACAATACGACAATGGTAATGGTCAACGGTAAAAACGGTAATCACAATCCACAGGCGCCTAAAAGTGTCACGGCAAACAATAAAGGCAATCGGGCAGCAACCGGACTACTATAATTTCCAAGGGCATCaggtcatcatcagcttACCCCTCTGGAGCTCAACTGGGATGAtgttggagttggagagggaaaaggctAAAACTATCCGGGCTAGCAACCGGACGGAGGAGTGCTGATATAACAAGAGAAACAGAAATCCGAGGAAAGGAATAGCCAGGTCTGACGAAAGCCGAGCTGGATTAAGGGCTGACTGAGATGACTttgaaaggaaagaaagctCGGAGGCAAAATGGGGTGATAAATGACAACAGTACTGATTTATTGAGGAAATTTACGAAAAGCTATCTTCTTATACGTCGTATACCAGTTCGTTCTCCGGTAAATTTCGTCGGAATCGCGGACGTgtgaggtggaggtttgtTTGGTTAACTAGGGACAACGGaaaaggaatgaaattCCGTTGACCCGCCCGGTTCCAAATGTCGTTCCACGCCGCGCAAGCCAGCAGACGCTGGAGATTGCAACCCTTGCATAACATTGATCGTGACGCATTACTACATATTCTACGAGCACTGTACGTATGCGAACATTGTGCCTGATAACGTTGTTGTTACGCATGCTAAAGGATAACATGAAGGACACGTAGATGGTACATCAGTGCTGGAATCTATCTGACAG from Cryptococcus deuterogattii R265 chromosome 11, complete sequence includes the following:
- a CDS encoding peptide-N4-(N-acetyl-beta-glucosaminyl)asparagine amidase codes for the protein MFNKLSDSPSPDYQAYVHIVNYIAAALAAGIYQGIPQVSVPSPREVGDLNRLWREYFLTHKSEVLSLFRRRRTGVSDDMQDVIRNLQQHTYSLRDPRGNSNMLGVSEYDVRMLIPDMTSSIASISSNPPFRPFDRVDAEVLALCRWFKNDYMRWVDPIRCPACAGPTFSAGTVPPDRTELWDGAARVEVHVCKDKNCATQRRFPRYGKVSTLLRTKEGRCGEWAHLFYVFLRAKGIESRYVWNSEDHVWCEYWSPSLRHWVHVDPCEGAINKPLVYALGWGKKQAFCLAFGPYGAEDVSAAYINDFEGDCQIRRRARGWRERDLRRALYAQTVELRLKMDAPQRSRLESMDQLQALWLSDREDRMREAEKSELVGRISGPNDWKKLRDELGSNATTIQKPQYTVVSDLQSDNEALVLFGDAHLDGNTIVLTTGNSQTSAVFHPHPVDQSDTFSCTVTFRLTSPPGAGEADGIGIVFVPKKALGLGGYGLGYSGLGGKGDFAVEVDTYRTQDYADDPPTPHISVHSPPEAHHLNSIGCTAPGTLPHLSNGKEHRLQILYRGEDRRVRGYLTIPPEANVKEGTDIEVFNIDIPSANEQNPWFIGVTGSCGGLWQKQEIVNWSLQLVTLDDGQTRSQKLSGKAKAEGEKDDEERDNI
- a CDS encoding cytokine inducing-glycoprotein, which codes for MVFSRFIFIATLTASVASAISIQRRVKITDFDKSPVAFAFPPPRGFSASSAADTPCGGFDPVNRTDYPMSDGEIALVQRTEAANVNILWTKESDPTMFHSFSTYSNSILEVGPGHFCQGAPDFSSLGFSEGDNATLLVIYQLPGSGVYYYQCADVSLVSAANFTTDVQYVCGNYTSELEIASPEESLHLGNDTNAPKNTTGSSGYTGTASTSNGSTNPHLSGSLLGSKLSAASGGGIGASVTIFIVAVLAGLLWWSGLIHFGRKKQAAVHDHESVSSGEPTKERV